The Flammeovirga pectinis genomic interval AAATAAATGAACTATTATTTGCACGTTTATGCGTGTTCATGTATGTTTGTGGTGTAGTCAAAACACTTAATCATATTTGTTTATTTAAATTTAGTGCAAGATGTTAAAGGAAGAGAGACAGCAATTTATTTTAGATGAAATAAGAAAAAATAATAAAGTTCTTTCTTCTGAATTGAGCACTTCTTTAAATGTTTCAGAAGATACTATTAGAAGAGATTTAAGAGAATTATCTGATTTAGGTACAATCCGTAGAGTACATGGAGGAGCCGTTAAAAATCAGAATAATATAAGTGGAGGAATGGAAGATGTTTCGTCTTATATTCCATTTAGCTACGAAGATAGAGAAGTATACAGTAAAGCCAATAAAGAAGTAATTGCTGATAAGGCTATTTCTTTAATTAAAGATGATATGGTTATCTTGATTGATGGCGGAACTACTAATCTTGAAATTACGAAAAGACTACCAAAAGATTTAAAAGCAACAATTATAACAAACTGTTTACCAGTTGCAACAAGCCTTGCACCATACAGATTTGTTGATGTATACTTTTTAGGAGGTAAAATGTTGCCAAATGCTTTAGTTACTGTTGGAAATTCAGTAATGAAAGAGCTTAGTGAAATAAGAGCAGACCTTTGCTTTATGGGTACAAGAAGTATTGACTTAAAGCGAGGAATTACAGATATTGATAGAGAAGAAGTTGAAGTGAAAAGTGCAATG includes:
- a CDS encoding DeoR/GlpR family DNA-binding transcription regulator: MLKEERQQFILDEIRKNNKVLSSELSTSLNVSEDTIRRDLRELSDLGTIRRVHGGAVKNQNNISGGMEDVSSYIPFSYEDREVYSKANKEVIADKAISLIKDDMVILIDGGTTNLEITKRLPKDLKATIITNCLPVATSLAPYRFVDVYFLGGKMLPNALVTVGNSVMKELSEIRADLCFMGTRSIDLKRGITDIDREEVEVKSAMSNAALKVVSVATSDKLMTSQPFLGIPINKIHMLITELNASDGVVQGFKQEGLDIL